Proteins from one Sabethes cyaneus chromosome 2, idSabCyanKW18_F2, whole genome shotgun sequence genomic window:
- the LOC128735641 gene encoding fas-binding factor 1, giving the protein MNFDLDDPLDGLLSDGSNDSLFGNDTGKKSTKIATIASKSETKQTKMEDLFGIKPEGNKSDLVKPTAPATAPTTTEKEHVSLDYSKPSISSGQPSSFPTRKTSTPIKKPEPNPKKEITFDDSDVFSDLGFDPKKPKSKSSVLDDILGGPIITSSKEIVAKQSKSKQSLVVTKEESAGSKTVSRQSTETSENLPTESTMMGGYAPSGGNQRRSARRKSSSALNDPLGLFSAPLDPRKETKTVKKGADWLGLNDDSNSNDPEPAAAVRTEPEPVKAVEVIKPQSPKVEVFSKTPVSQVPTLALPESIPTALPVIVKPNIATTAQTMEILNRETESALSTLQQQDFQVTIANQMKNQEQVLFDLQQKQQAILQKQETQFNELLQKQIYRHNHLEDVIAKQQERINANIQLMMTQPAQFLSLPTEKIDSKQAEITKPSDEKEELFNKVQLESDLKRLEMEKLRLEDLVSNITANHEQEIVLLEQSYRKQMAFLEESLKIMETRMKVENKNLEDYYKAKLQGLEAEKEQLLAEHAKQVQQMEVNHRSAIEKIKSNYEENLENMKSEHREMITNIRESKMMEFSLLQDNHSYVNMLKSASNYLETASGDLQQLKDTLQDRLEFTQKEKEIQLKSREKQLDDQQRLLERTKEAAETEKVRLLNLVEMLELKLADLTKTTSEEHWTYQQKLVKLESEKSSFDKEKEHAREKFAREEKRLDELKQQQLEEHSKLMQKIHDERQLLLEEKAKLETLSKIQKPDSAAELSRAEIDAAIKVAEEAARQSDKERERFLQLQRQFESKRRELISQNSAMQNKSIELENAISSAKAKEQYAEMAFKAVKRAEQNLQLKVQLVQKQFREVSEREDRLAKDKIELSKERLELQSTRKRLQTSRCSLCKISERSQEIGDYLTTAAVHNSDSVADDRKLEANFIEMQHRDAVQLDQFFDSDLDRQLQGFLERNRVDDAEMGAAQAAGLLSNLAENEDGTVDSDLLLQRFSALKSLNFDNVDEL; this is encoded by the exons atgaattttgatttGGATGATCCGCTGGATGGACTGTTGAGCGATGGCAGTAACGACAGCCTTTTTGGTAACGACACcggaaaaaaatcaacaaaaatcgcTACCATCGCATCAAAATCTGAAACGAAACAGACAAAAATGGAGGATCTGTTTGGTATCAAACCAGAAGGTAATAAATCGGACCTAGTCAAACCCACTGCTCCGGCTACCGCACCAACGACCACCGAAAAGGAGCATGTATCGCTGGATTATTCAAAACCATCTATATCAAGTGGACAGCCGTCCAGTTTTCCGACCAGGAAAACAAGCACACCAATAAAGAAACCAGAGCCGAATCCGAAAAAGGAAATTACGTTTGACGACAGTGATGTATTTTCGGATTTGGGTTTTGATCCTAAAAAACCGAAAAGTAAATCTAGTGTATTGGACGATATCCTAGGTGGGCCGATTATCACAAGCAGTAAGGAGATTGTTGCTAAACAAAGCAAAAGTAAGCAATCGCTTGTTGTGACAAAAGAGGAATCGGCAGGTAGTAAGACGGTCTCAAGGCAGTCAACCGAAACTTCCGAAAATCTACCCACAGAAAGTACGATGATGGGAGGATATGCTCCGAGTGGGGGCAATCAACGAAGAAGCGCACGAAGAAAATCTTCCAGTGCTTTAAACGATCCGCTAGGACTTTTTTCAGCACCATTGGATCCAAGAAAGGAAACCAAGACTGTCAAGAAAGGAGCTGATTGGTTAGGGTTAAACGACGACAGTAACTCTAACGATCCGGAACCCGCTGCGGCCGTTCGCACTGAACCTGAACCAGTTAAGGCTGTTGAAGTCATTAAGCCACAAAGCCCGAAAGTTGAAGTATTTTCGAAGACCCCAGTTTCGCAGGTGCCTACATTGGCACTGCCGGAATCCATTCCAACTGCATTGCCTGTAATAGTAAAACCAAATATAGCTACTACTGCTCAAACAATGGAAATTTTAAATCGAGAAACTGAAAGTGCCTTAAGCACGTTGCAACAACAGGATTTTCAGGTAACAATTGCCAATCAGATGAAAAATCAAGAGCAAGTGCTGTTTGATTTGCAGCAAAAACAGCAAGCAATTTTGCAAAAACAAGAAACGCAATTCAACGAATTATTACAGAAACAAATCTATCGTCATAATCACTTAGAGGATGTCATAGCCAAACAACAAGAACGTATAAATGCCAACATCCAACTGATGATGACTCAACCTGCTCAGTTCCTATCTCTACCAACAGAAAAAATAGACTCCAAACAAGCTGAAATTACAAAACCAAGCGATGAGAAAGAAGAACTATTTAACAAAGTGCAACTAGAATCCGACCTGAAACGATTGGAAATGGAAAAACTTCGACTGGAAGATCTGGTTTCGAACATTACAGCGAATCACGAGCAAGAAATCGTATTGCTGGAGCAAAGCTACCGAAAACAAATGGCGTTTCTAGAGGAAAGTTTAAAAATTATGGAAACCCGAAtgaaagttgaaaacaaaaatctggAGGATTATTATAAAGCAAAACTACAAGGTTTGGAAGCAGAGAAAGAACAACTACTAGCTGAGCATGCTAAGCAGGTCCAACAGATGGAAGTTAATCATCGAAGTGCgatcgaaaaaattaaaagcaATTATGAAGAAAACTTAGAAAACATGAAATCCGAACACCGGGAGATGATCACCAATATACGGGAATCAAAAATGATGGAATTTTCCCTCCTACAGGATAACCATTCGTACGTGAACATGCTGAAAAGTGCTTCCAATTATCTGGAAACCGCTTCCGGTGATTTGCAGCAACTGAAAGACACCTTGCAGGATCGGCTAGAATTTacacaaaaagaaaaggaaattcAGTTGAAATCAAGGGAAAAACAACTGGACGATCAACAGCGACTGTTGGAGCGAACCAAGGAAGCTGCTGAGACGGAAAAAGTACGGTTACTGAATTTGGTGGAAATGTTGGAATTGAAACTGGCCGATCTAACCAAG ACCACTTCTGAAGAACATTGGACCTACCAACAAAAGCTGGTGAAGTTGGAATCGGAAAAGTCTTCTTTTGACAAGGAAAAGGAACATGCGCGGGAAAAGTTCGCACGTGAGGAAAAGCGGCTGGATGAGCTCAAACAGCAACAGTTGGAAGAACATTCCAAGCTGATGCAAAAAATCCACGACGAAAGGCAACTGCTTTTGGAGGAGAAAGCCAAGCTAGAAACTCTATCGAAAATTCAAAAACCAGATTCAGCAGCAGAGCTGTCCCGCGCGGAAATCGATGCAGCGATTAAGGTAGCAGAAGAGGCTGCTCGCCAATCGGACAAGGAACGCGAAAGATTCCTACAACTGCAGCGACAGTTTGAAAGCAAACGGCGAGAACTGATCAGCCAGAACAGTGCAATGCAGAACAAAAGTATTGAGCTGGAAAATGCCATCTCTAGTGCAAAAGCAAAGGAACAGTATGCAGAAATGGCATTCAAAGCTGTTAAACGTGCCGAACAAAATTTGCAACTGAAGGTTCAGCTCGTTCAAAAACAATTCCGCGAGGTTTCCGAGCGGGAAGATCGTCTCGCAAAGGATAAAATCGAACTGAGCAAGGAACGATTGGAGTTACAGTCGACAAGAAAACGACTGCAGACCAGTCGGTGCAGTTTGTGTAAAATCAGTGAGCGTTCGCAGGAAATTGGAGACTACCTCACAACGGCGGCGGTGCACAACTCCGACTCCGTTGCCGATGATCGGAAATTGGAGGCAAATTTCATTGAGATGCAGCATCGAGATGCCGTTCAACTGGACCAATTTTTCGATAGCGATTTAGATCGACAACTGCAGGGTTTCCTAGAGAGAAACCGAGTGGACGACGCCGAAATGGGTGCTGCTCAAGCCGCAGGTTTGCTTTCGAATCTAGCTGAAAACGAAGATGGAACGGTGGATTCGGATTTGCTGCTGCAAAGATTTAGTGCACTGAAGTCGCTGAATTTCGATAATGTTGATGAATTATGA
- the LOC128735642 gene encoding cytochrome c oxidase assembly protein COX11, mitochondrial, which yields MSLQALCRLRPRQCINSLLHARNAAPTFHRCVGNRNPVDAARQHKIRTTLYYVAAAGVLTVGMSYAAVPLYRMFCQAYSYGGTTGQGHAGDKVEHMQRVKDRVIKITFNADIGASMRWNFKPQQPEIKVVPGETALAFYTAKNPTDQPVIGISTYNVIPFEAGAYFNKIQCFCFEEQQLNPHEEVDMPVFFYIDPEIMDDPKMELVDSITLSYTFFEAKEGVSFQMPPYATKHSSK from the exons ATGTCACTGCAGGCATTGTGCCGGCTACGGCCGAGACAGTGCATAAATAGTTTACTCCACGCCCGCAACGCTGCACCGACGTTCCACCGATGTGTTGGGAACCGAAATCCGGTGGATGCGGCAAGACAGCACAAAATACGAACTACGCTTTACTATGTGGCAGCCGCTGGTGTCCTGACTGTCGGCATGAGCTATGCTGCCGTACCGTTGTATCGAATGTTCTGCCAGGCGTACAGTTACGGTGGTACCACCGGGCAGGGACATGCCGGTGACAAGGTCGAGCATATGCAACGAGTGAAGGACCGTGtgataaaaattacctttaatGCCGATATTGGTGCTTCAATGCGGTGGAATTTCAAGCCGCAGCAACCGGAGATAAAG GTGGTTCCAGGGGAAACAGCACTAGCTTTCTATACAGCGAAGAATCCAACGGATCAACCGGTAATTGGAATTAGTACATATAATGTGATTCCGTTCGAGGCGGGCGCGTATTTTAATAAAATACAATGCTTTTGCTTCGAAGAGCAGCAGCTTAATCCACATGAAGAG GTGGACATGCCGGTATTTTTCTATATTGATCCAGAAATTATGGACGATCCAAAGATGGAACTGGTGGACTCCATCACTCTGTCCTACACTTTCTTTGAGGCAAAAGAAGGCGTATCTTTCCAAATGCCTCCATACGCCACGAAACATAGttctaaataa
- the LOC128734783 gene encoding frizzled-2 — MTRTAISVLTVGLLLLCCSTRADSSYYGGAGVSPAPHLPAIPKDPHSRCEEITIPMCRGIGYNLTSFPNEMNHETQEEAGLEVHQFWPLVEIKCSPDLKFFLCSMYTPICIEDYHKPLPVCRSVCERARAGCAPIMQQYSFSWPERMACENLPVSGDSDNLCMEQPSEDDGSHSSSGSGSSSGGSHVKPTRKSHGSSAGGAAGQNNKCKGKNSKNCPNPPGERTKECMCRCREPLVTLGRESLLHNQSVERVGDVINCAIPCRGAFFSQEEKDFAGVWIALWSGLCGISTLMTLTTFLIDTERFKYPERPIVFLSACYFIVSCGYLTRLFMGHDEIACDGKAIKYPSMGQSSCTMVFIMIYFFGMASSIWWVILSFTWFLAAGLKWGNEAISKHSQYFHLAAWLIPTVQSVSVLLRPAVDGDPIAGICYVGNTSVENLKNFVLAPLFVYLVVGTTFLMAGFVSLFRIRSVIKQQGGIGAGSKADKLEKLMIRIGIFSVLYTVPATIVIGCSLYEANYFEDWMTGLTCPCKAAIGIRQKPLYSVLMLKYFMALAVGITSGVWIWSGKTVESWRRLWRRLFGSPDPTGAGQVLIKPRPPLPQPYATSGIGVGPGSAAASLLATPYTQTVGSVASTSHHHLHHHVLKQTPLSHV, encoded by the coding sequence ATGACACGAACCGCAATCAGTGTCCTAACGGTGGGACTCCTGCTGCTGTGCTGCAGTACCCGCGCCGATTCCAGCTATTATGGAGGTGCCGGTGTCAGCCCGGCCCCGCACCTGCCAGCAATACCGAAAGATCCGCACTCGCGATGCGAAGAAATCACGATTCCGATGTGTCGGGGCATCGGTTACAATCTGACCTCCTTCCCGAATGAGATGAATCACGAAACGCAGGAGGAAGCCGGTCTGGAGGTGCACCAATTCTGGCCACTGGTCGAGATCAAATGTTCACCAGATTTGAAATTCTTCCTGTGCTCGATGTATACGCCGATCTGCATCGAGGACTACCACAAACCGCTGCCGGTGTGCCGAAGCGTTTGCGAGCGAGCAAGAGCTGGCTGTGCACCGATTATGCAGCAATACAGCTTCAGCTGGCCGGAGCGAATGGCATGTGAAAATCTGCCCGTTTCCGGCGATAGCGATAATCTCTGTATGGAGCAGCCCAGCGAGGACGACGGCAGCCACTCGTCCTCCGGAAGTGGAAGCAGTAGCGGAGGTTCCCACGTCAAACCAACCCGAAAATCTCACGGGTCATCCGCAGGCGGTGCTGCCGGCCAGAATAACAAATGCAAAGGCAAGAATTCAAAAAACTGCCCAAATCCCCCAGGGGAAAGAACAAAAGAGTGCATGTGCCGGTGTCGGGAGCCACTGGTGACCCTGGGGAGGGAAAGCCTACTGCACAACCAAAGTGTCGAAAGGGTCGGCGACGTCATAAACTGCGCGATTCCGTGCCGGGGGGCGTTCTTCAGCCAGGAAGAAAAGGATTTCGCCGGGGTGTGGATCGCGCTCTGGTCCGGCCTCTGCGGCATAAGCACACTAATGACACTCACCACGTTCCTCATCGACACCGAAAGATTCAAATATCCTGAGAGACCGATCGTGTTCCTGTCGGCGTGCTACTTCATCGTGTCCTGCGGCTACCTGACGCGGCTCTTCATGGGACACGACGAAATTGCGTGCGACGGGAAGGCCATCAAGTATCCATCGATGGGCCAGAGCTCGTGTACGATGGTGTTCATCATGATCTACTTCTTCGGCATGGCGTCCTCGATCTGGTGGGTGATTCTGTCGTTCACCTGGTTCCTGGCTGCCGGACTGAAGTGGGGCAACGAAGCAATCTCCAAGCACTCGCAGTACTTCCATCTGGCGGCCTGGCTGATTCCGACCGTACAAAGCGTGTCGGTACTGCTAAGGCCGGCTGTGGATGGGGATCCAATCGCCGGGATTTGCTACGTTGGAAACACATCCGTTGAAAATTTGAAGAATTTTGTTCTGGCTCCATTGTTCGTCTATCTGGTCGTCGGAACGACGTTTTTGATGGCCGGATTTGTGTCGCTGTTCCGAATTCGGTCAGTTATTAAGCAGCAAGGTGGTATAGGAGCTGGATCGAAAGCGGACAAACTGGAGAAACTGATGATTCGGATAGGAATCTTCAGTGTTCTGTACACCGTCCCGGCTACGATAGTGATCGGATGCAGTCTGTACGAAGCCAACTACTTCGAGGACTGGATGACCGGTTTGACGTGCCCGTGCAAAGCAGCCATTGGGATCCGGCAAAAGccactgtactcggttctgATGTTGAAATATTTCATGGCCCTCGCAGTGGGAATCACATCCGGAGTGTGGATATGGTCCGGCAAGACGGTGGAATCATGGCGACGATTATGGCGAAGATTGTTCGGTTCGCCCGATCCAACCGGCGCCGGTCAGGTGCTGATAAAACCACGACCTCCACTCCCGCAACCGTACGCCACATCGGGAATCGGTGTGGGTCCTGGTTCTGCAGCGGCATCCCTACTCGCCACTCCGTACACGCAAACCGTCGGTAGCGTGGCATCCACTAGTCATCACCATCTGCATCATCATGTACTCAAGCAAACACCGCTTAGCCATGTATGA